One window of the Chryseobacterium camelliae genome contains the following:
- a CDS encoding thioredoxin family protein, giving the protein MKNYWENAITFNEYVAIGKQRLEYPGNEHDLEYKPYYELGLQRIERTLKKYLPDPEQLAELETKQFTGKILIISEVWCGDASATVPALVKFFEGHNDVKIFLRDSDKSLISQFLTNGTESIPKVIILDENNGVKASWGPRPAYGRELLMKHKVDPDGYPKEHFYNDLQIYYAKNRGKDAVQEILDLL; this is encoded by the coding sequence ATGAAAAATTACTGGGAAAATGCCATTACGTTTAACGAATATGTGGCTATAGGAAAACAGAGGCTGGAATATCCGGGCAACGAACATGACCTGGAATATAAGCCGTATTACGAACTGGGGCTACAGAGAATTGAGAGGACACTGAAAAAATACCTCCCGGATCCGGAGCAGCTTGCTGAACTTGAAACCAAGCAGTTTACCGGAAAGATCCTGATTATTTCCGAAGTATGGTGCGGTGATGCCAGCGCCACGGTTCCTGCACTGGTAAAATTCTTTGAAGGCCACAACGACGTGAAAATTTTCCTCAGGGATTCCGATAAAAGCCTGATCAGCCAGTTCCTGACCAATGGTACGGAATCGATCCCGAAAGTAATCATCCTGGATGAAAATAATGGGGTGAAAGCTTCCTGGGGACCGAGGCCTGCCTACGGAAGAGAATTGCTGATGAAGCACAAGGTTGATCCTGATGGCTATCCTAAAGAACATTTTTATAATGACCTGCAAATCTATTATGCTAAAAACAGAGGCAAAGATGCGGTGCAGGAAATTCTGGATCTGCTATGA